TGTTGTTGCTAACTTCAGCCGCACTGGGAAAGCGGTATTTGATCCCGAGGCTATCCAGATAAGCCTCCAGCTCATCTAGAACTATATCGCGCAATGGTTTGGTTACGGCTCCGATTTCCGTGCGTAGTACCTTAAACTTGCCCGCAATGCTGCTGGCAGCTTGGGCTACTTGTTCATCATGGATATCCGCTACTAGGTCGGCGTGTTGAGCCACAGCCGAGATAAACGATAACAAATGTGATTTACCGGTACCGTAATTACCGACGATAAAAAGCCCTTTGTTATCCCTGGGCTGGTGATACTGAAGCTGGGGAAACACCAGCTCGGTTAGGTTTTCGCTCATGCGGTGGGAGATAACAAAACTTCGCACTAAATCAGCTGCTCGATCTTTTTCATCAGCTTCAAGCAGCTGGATGACAGTCTCTAAAGGCTCGAAATTGATTACCTGGTGGTACCGCATTAGCACTCCCCCTCTCCTTTTATTGGTCTGCTAAAGGATAAACTAAAGCCTGAACTTGACTGTAGCTGCGATATTCCGGGTGTCCAGGCCGGGCATAGATCAAACGGCCAGCAACAAACTGGCCACTCCAAGCTGCCACAACGGTTCTCCAGCGGCTAACAAGCTGGAGCAATCGGAGAGGATCTTGCAGCAAAGTCGGTTCAAACAGAATTTCTGTATTATCTAGAACTGTGGTTTTCTTGCCTGGATTGTTAAGAAGCTCTTCTATTGTCGGTAGCACTTTGGTAGGCACGTCTTGTTGTGACAGCGGCAACAATTTTTCGCTCAAGTTTGTACCTAAATTGACATAGGTATAGCCATAGGTACAACATAAATCCACCAGCAACTTGGTCTTACCGGCACCTGCCGTCCCTACTACCAAAACCAACTGATAATGCCGAGACTTAGTTGACTGAGCTAGGCGTTGGAGTTGTTGTACTCTTATGTCCATAGTATCAACTCTCTTTTTTGTAAAGAATCTAGGTAATCAGACATTGTATTGTAGTCAATTCGACACATTTCAGTCAATTCCTGCTCTCAATGTGCTAAACACATATAAAGCAAAAGCACCACCTAAAAAGCAATGTGCTTTCCAAGCGGTGCTTTTTTCTATTTCGCTTTTACTATCCCAGCTGTTCCTTTATGACGACGGCAATTTTATCGGTTAAGTTCTTTAGCATCTTTTCTTCTTCTCCCTCCACCATGACTCTGATCACCGGTTCGGTGCCGGAGGGGCGTACCAGGATGCGGCCGCGGCCGTGCAGGGCTTGTTCGGCTTCGGTGATGGCCGCTTTTATCTGTTCGTTTTTCTGCCAACCGCTTTTGGTTGCTACGGGCACGTTAACTAGGAGCTGAGGGAAAGGTTGCACTACTGCTGCCAGCTCGGACAGGGGCTGCCTTTTTTCAGCTAAGACTTGAAGCAGCTGCAGGGCGGTACTTAGGCCGTCGCCGGTGGTGTTATGATCTAGGTTGATGATATGGCCGGACTGTTCGCCGCCTAGGTTCCAACCGCGCTTTAGCAGCTCTTCCAGCACGTAACGATCGCCGACTGCGGCTCGAACCAGTTCTATACCGCGCTCCTTCAGCGCTACTTCCAGGCCCATGTTGCTCATGGAAGTAGCCACCAGGCCGTTCCCAGTAAGAAGCCCTTTTTCTTGCTGCCACAAGGCCAAGATGGCCATGATCTGGTCGCCGTCCACTAGAGCTCCGCTTTCGTCTACGGCGATCAACCGATCGGCATCGCCGTCGAAAGCAAAGCCTATATCGGCCCCTGTCTCTGTGACCGCCTGTTGAAGTGTTTGGGGACAAGTGGAACCGCAGTTTACATTAATGTTGGTTCCGGTGGGAGCAGCGTTAATTGCCGTCACCTGGGCTCCGAGACGCTCAAGTATGGTGGGTGCTACGTGGTATACAGCGCCATGGGCCGTATCCACCACTATGTTAAGAGCCGATAGATCTGTTCCCAGCTCTTGCTGTAAGTGATTAAGGTACAGTTCGGCGGCTCGGTCCAGTTGGCGTTTTTTCCCTACCTCCCCGCCGGTGGGCCGAGGCAAGTTATGTTCGGTAAGCAGCCTTTCCACCTGATCTTCGGTTTCGTCCGGGAGTTTGTACCCCTGGGCCGAAAAAAACTTGATCCCGTTATCCGGTACCGGGTTGTGAGAAGCCGAAATCATCACGCCGGCATCGGCGCCTAAAATACGGGTGAGGTAAGCAACAGCCGGGGTGGGAATGATTCCGGCGCTGAGGACATCACCGCCCACTGACAGTATTCCCGCTGTAAGTGCTGCTTCTAACATATCACCTGATTGACGTGTATCCCGCCCTACTACCAGCTGCGGTCTTTTCTTGGCATTGGTCAGGACAAAGGCTCCAGCCCTACCCAGGGCAAAAGCCAGTTCCGGCGTAAGATCCAGATTGGCTACGCCGCGCACCCCATCAGTTCCAAATAGGCGTCCCAACGTGGGTCCTCCTTTTTGATTCAGGATAAATACAAGCACAATTTATATCTTCATATTCTTTCCGGGCGTTGTCAACCTATATTTCCCCGGAAATAATTCAGGGCTGTCTTGGTAGGCAGCCCTGAAGGAAATGCAAAACAGTTTACACTCCGGAAAGTTGTTGTTACTCTCCGGCTGCCACCAACTCCTTAATGGTAACCTTTACCTGGGCCGGCTCGACTCCCACTTGGCGCACACCGTCTGGAAGCACCAACCGTAGCGGCAGTTCGTGTTCGCCGGCGGTGAGATCCTGAGCGCTCACATAAGCCACCACGTCGCTTTGGCTCAGCCGGTTGATGGTTTGAGAAAGTCCGGATACGGTAACTTTAACTGTTTTAGGCTCTGTCTCCGCCTCTAAATCGGGGGCTAAATCCCGTGTTTTTACTTCTATATTATCTAAAGTGCGCTGGACGGTGCGCTGCTCGATAACCACTGTCACCCGTACCTTCTCCACTTCGGCCCGCACATCCCGGGGCAGGGCTATCCGAACATCGCCGGTTTGGGTGGAAGTGGCTTCGCTAATACTAAAAGGTAAGGTAGATACTGAAGTAACCTCGGCTAGCATGGCCGGCGGTCCGCTCACAATGACAGTGGCCGGATCCACCAATACCTGTGCTACTTGGTAGCCGGCAGCGGGTTCTCCGGTGACCTGTGCATTTACAGATACAATCTTGGCCGGCAATCGCGCTACCGGCAGCGCCACTTCAATCACTTCCGGTTTGATCCTGAGTCCTTCTGCCGCCGGTGCTCCCTTGCTATCTAAGATCTGAACGGGAACACTTACCTGAATGTTATCCTTGGCTCCTTCTGTGTCCAGCCTGACCACCGCCCGGCTGGCAGTGTTCACCCGGCTGCGAGGGCCTTCTACCAATACTTGTACCGGACTGAGCACCGGTTCGCCGGCAGCATAGCTGGGGGCTGGATTGCCGCGTGTGACCAGCTCTACCGGCAGCTGCTTTTGTATAATCGCC
This DNA window, taken from Bacillota bacterium, encodes the following:
- the brxF gene encoding BREX-3 system P-loop-containing protein BrxF; the protein is MDIRVQQLQRLAQSTKSRHYQLVLVVGTAGAGKTKLLVDLCCTYGYTYVNLGTNLSEKLLPLSQQDVPTKVLPTIEELLNNPGKKTTVLDNTEILFEPTLLQDPLRLLQLVSRWRTVVAAWSGQFVAGRLIYARPGHPEYRSYSQVQALVYPLADQ
- a CDS encoding phosphoglucosamine mutase → MGRLFGTDGVRGVANLDLTPELAFALGRAGAFVLTNAKKRPQLVVGRDTRQSGDMLEAALTAGILSVGGDVLSAGIIPTPAVAYLTRILGADAGVMISASHNPVPDNGIKFFSAQGYKLPDETEDQVERLLTEHNLPRPTGGEVGKKRQLDRAAELYLNHLQQELGTDLSALNIVVDTAHGAVYHVAPTILERLGAQVTAINAAPTGTNINVNCGSTCPQTLQQAVTETGADIGFAFDGDADRLIAVDESGALVDGDQIMAILALWQQEKGLLTGNGLVATSMSNMGLEVALKERGIELVRAAVGDRYVLEELLKRGWNLGGEQSGHIINLDHNTTGDGLSTALQLLQVLAEKRQPLSELAAVVQPFPQLLVNVPVATKSGWQKNEQIKAAITEAEQALHGRGRILVRPSGTEPVIRVMVEGEEEKMLKNLTDKIAVVIKEQLG